Genomic segment of Rickettsiella endosymbiont of Xylota segnis:
GATTTGTTTTTATCCACATTTGCACGAGAAAATACTAAAAAAATTCAATTAGAAGTACTCACTAAAAATTATAAACAACTTTATATAAATAAACGTTCTGCTAAAGTTTTAAAAGATAATGCTTGGGAGATTTTCAAGTTACCCAATATCAGAATTCAAACGGGTAATACTTATTTAATAAGATTAACTTCTCCAGCAAGCTTAAGGGGTAATGCCATTACTTGGTGGGCTTCGGCCAAGAAAGTTTACAAAAATGGTATTGCTATTGTAGATGGAAAGCAACAAAATTCTGACTTCGCATTTCGCTTAAAATTTGAAAATATTTAATATCTAGCTAAATGTTGCTTAGATAAAATGTTTAGTACTAAGGATTCTTTATGAAAGCTGTTATTTTAGCCGGTGGAGCAGGAACTCGCATTAGCGAAGAAACTAGTTTTCGTCCTAAGCCTATGATTGAAATAGGTGGTAAACCTATAATATGGCATATCATGAAAATATTTTCAGCATACGGGATCTACGATTTTATTATTTGTTTAGGCTATAAAGGCTATCTCATTAAAGAATATTTTTCTAATTACTATTTACATACGTCAGATGTGACTTTTGACATGACTAAAAATCAGACTAAAATCCATCAGAATAAAGCAGAACCTTGGAAAATTACTTTAGTGGAAACGGGTGAACATACCATGACAGGAGGACGACTAAAGAGAATTGCTCCTTATCTGGATGATGAAGATTTTTGTTTTACTTATGGAGATGGGTTGGGGAATGTCAACCTTAATGCATTGATCCAGTTTCACAAACTTCAAAAGACCTTAGCTACTTTAACAGCGGTGCAAACCGTCGGAAGATTTGGAGCGTTAGATATTTCTAATAAAAAAGTTGTTGCTTTCAAAGAAAAGCCTCAAGGAGATGGTGCTTGGATTAATGGAGGTTTTTTTGTTTTATCACCTCTTGTATTGAATTACATAGATAACGACAATACATTATGGGAAAAGCAACCCTTGGAGACCTTAGCGAAAGAGGGTGAGTTATCTGCTTTTTTTCATCATGATTTCTGGCACCCTATGGATACATTGCGTGATAAAAATATTTTAGAAGAAGTCTGGGCTTCAGGTAGCGCCTCCTGGAAAATTTGGGAAAATAAATCTCATAGGAAGGAAAGCACAATTTGTACCTAATTGATAATTAATATGGAATTTTGGCAGGGAAAAACAGTATTATTAACGGGTCATACTGGCTTTAAAGGCAGCTGGTTATCTTTATGGATGCAATCTCTAGGTGTTAACCTAATAGGTTATTCATTAGCTCCAGCCGCTTCTCCTAATCTCTTTGAAATATCACAGCTGCAGAAGGGAATGATAAATATCATAAATGATATACGAGATTATGTAAGCTTACACGCTGTGATCCAAAAATATCAACCCGAAATTATTATTCATATGGCTGCTCAATCACTAGTACGACATTCTTATCAAGCTCCTTTACAAACTTATTCAACAAACGTTATGGGTACAATAAATTTGTTAGAAGCAGCACGATTGACAGAGTCTGTCAAAGTTATAGTCAATGTTACCAGTGATAAATGCTATGAAAACTCCGAGTTAAATAAGAAATTTAACGAAAAAGACAGGCTAGGTGGTTATGATCCATACAGTAATAGTAAGGCGTGTTCCGAATTAATTACTCAAACTTATCGGAATGTCTATTTTAAAGAACGAGGTGTAGGCATTGCTACAGCAAGAGCTGGGAACGTTATAGGAGGCGGAGATTGGGCTAAGGATCGTTTAGTCCCGGATGTACTCATTGCCTGCATGAAACAAGAAGATATTTTACTACGCTATCCAGATGCTTTACGTCCTTGGCAGCATGTTTTACAACCACTCTACGGCTATTTAACATTGAGTAAACTCTTATATTCATCACCAGAAAATTATTCAGAAAGTTGGAACTTTGGACCAGATTTGGAGGATATAAAATCTGTAAGCTGGATTACTGATTATCTTATTGAAAGTTGCAATAGCTCAATTAGGTGGATCAAAGATGAAAATAAGCATCTATACGAAGCGAGTACCTTACAATTGGATTGCACTAAAGCAAAAGAACATTTGAATTGGACTTCGGTATGGAATTTAGAAATAGCGCTTAAAAAAACCGTAGAATGGTTTTCCGGCTATCAAGATGGAGTAAATATGCTTGAAAAGACACTAAGCCAAATTAACCAATTTAGTAATGAATGCAGGATATTACAAAAAGAAATAGTTAAGGAAACATTGCATGGCTAAGGAATTTATTCATGTACCCTATGGAAAATCGGTCCATGGAGAAGAAGAAATTGATGCTGTTGTTTCTGTATTGCGTCGTTCAACACAGATGGGGCAAGCAGTTCGAGAAATGGAAAAAAAAGTATCAAAATTGTTTAGTAAAAAATTTGGAATTATGCTTAATTCGGGTTCTTCGGCAAATTATTTAGCGGTAGAAATATTAAAGTTGCCGAAATTTTCTGAAGTAATCACACCCGCATTAACTTTTTCAACTACGGTAGCACCTTTAATTAAAAATAGATTAATTCCAGTTTTTATCGATGTTGAATTAGATACATTTAATATTGATGTTGATCAGATAGAGAGTATGATCAGTCCCCAAACTAAAGCTTTAATGATCCCAAATTTACTTGGAAATTTACCCGATTGGAAAAAAATTAGAATAATTGCGGATAAATATAATTTAATTGTTATCGAGGATTCTTGCGATACGCTGGGTGCTACTTTTTATGGAAATGCTAGCGGTTTTTATTCGGATGTCAGCACAACAAGTTTTTATGGCTCACATATCATTAACTGTGCTGGAAATGGTGGTATGTTGTGTGTAAATAATCCAAGTTTTGCAGAAAAAGCTATGTTACTACGGAGTTGGGGACGTAGTTCTTCATTATATATAGAGTCAGAAAGTATACAAACTCGTTTTCAAAAAAAAATTGAACAGTTCGATTACGACGCTAAATTTATCTTTGAAGAAATTGGTTATAATTTAGAACCATCTGAGTTAGGAGCGGCATTTGGTTTGGTTCAGCTATCTAAGTTGAAACAAAATATAATAAGTCGTCAAGAAGTATTCACTTCACATTTAAATTTTTTTTCTGACTATAAAGATTGGTTTATTTTTCCAAAACAATTACCGCATACCCAAACAGCTTGGTTAGCTTTTCCACTGATTGTGAAAGACGATGCACCATTTAATCGTAAAGATTTGCAAATCTATTTAGAAAACAGAAATATTCAAACTAGAACTATATTTACTGGAAATATTTTACGACAACCTGGATTTAAAAAAATTTTGCGGCGTGAAATAGAGTCAGGGTATCCTCATACCGATCAAATAATGCGCGGAGGTATTCTAATTGGTAGCCATCATGGTATGACAGACGCTATGGTAAAAAATATTTATGAAAGTTTTAAAGACTTTGAAAAAAGTTATACAAGTATTTATATTTAGGAAAATGAAATTAAATATCGAACATCAAAAACAATTTATTGTTTTTCTTTTTGTAGGAGGTATTAATACTCTTTTTGGGTATTCGGCTTTCGCTTTTTTTATTTTTTTAAAAATGAGCTACTACATAGCTTTTTTATTTGCAGCATCACTAGGATTAATATTTAATTTTATGACTACCGGTAGGATTGTATTTAAAAATAAAGATTTTGGTTTATTTTATAAATTTATATTTATAAGTATTATAATGTATTTTTTACATATAATTTTAATTAGAATAATTAACGTACATATTAATAATTTTTACATTTCCGGATTGATGACGATGTCTCTTACGGCAATAATAGCATTTTATCTCAATAAAAAGGTCTTTACTATTAAAAATACCGCTAATAATAGTGAACAATATTTAAATAAACCAAGTTGATTACGAATTACCATGTATTTTTGATCACTGAAAATGAATAGAAAGATTGTAAATAATGATATAGAAAGCATATCTTGTAATGAACTTGCTTGGTATAGGCTTGCAAATAAAACTATTTTAATAACCGGTGCAAATGGGTTTCTACCCGCTTACATGATAGAAACGCTATGCCATTTAAACGAGGTTAAACGTTATAATATAAAAATTTTAGCTTTTGCTAGAAATAAAGAAAAAACCTTAATTCGTTTTACATCCTACTTAAATCGAAGCTATCTAACTTTTTTTTTTCAAGATATTTGTTTACCCATTGATATATCTTTGAAGATCGATTATATAATTCACGCTGCGAGTCAAGCTAGTCCAAAATTTTATGGTATTGATCCCGTTGGAACTTTGTCAGCTAATGTATTAGGAACATATCATCTATTAGAATTAGCTAAATCGCAAAAAATTGAAGGATTCTTATATTTCAGTTCTGGAGAAGTTTACGGAGAAGTTGATTTAGCCCAAACACCTATTAGTGAAAAAAACTATGGATATCTTGATCCGACGCACATCCGATCTTGCTATGCTGAAAGCAAAAGAATGGGGGAAAATTTGTGTGTTTCCTATGCACATCAATACCAATTGCATGTTACTATAGCTCGTCCTTTCCATATTTATGGTCCGGGAATGAGTTTAAGTGACGGTCGGGTTTATGCTGATTTTGTCGCAGATATATTTTATAACAGAGATATTACGATTTATGGAACAGGTACAGCAATAAGATCATTCTGTTATATAGCTGATGCTACTTTAGGTTTTTTTACTTTATTATTAAATGGACAAAATGCACAAGCCTACAATATAGGTAATCCTGATTGTTGTTTAAGTATTATGGATCTTGCTATTCGATTAAGAGATTTATTTTGTGAAAAAGAATTAAAGGTAATAAAAAAAACTAGATCTTTAAAGTCTGTTTATTTAGAAAGCAAAATTACAATCAATACGCCCGATATTAAAAAAATTCAAACATTGGGTTGGTTTCCGAAAATTACAATTGAAGAAGGATTTTTAAGGACCATTAGGAGTTTTTATGAGCTTGATTGCATGCAGGGATAAATTTCAAGCAGGCCACCTATCAAAGGCAGATTACGTAGAGGCTATGGGTGATTTCCATGCCTATTTATTTGAATATTCTAAATTTATCAAAAATACTGATATTTTAAACATAGAAATACTTGAAGATTGTTTAATCTTTACTTTAAAAAGTTTGGACATAAAGCTGCAATGTCATATTTTAGATAAAAGAATTACGCCTATTGAAATTTTAAATTTTAACTCTTACGAAAAACAAGATGCTGATATTTTCTTTAGCTTACTTAAAAAAGATATGGTATTTTTTGATATTGGAGCCCACATAGGCTTTTACTCAATTAATGCTGCAAAACGTCACGAAACGATAAAAGTATATTCATTTGAGCCGATACCTCAAACCTTTGAATTGTTACAAAAAAATATTTATATAAACAAATTGAATAATATTTTTTTTTATAATGTTGGTTTACTTGATAGGGACAAAGAGGTCGACTTTTTTTTTAATCCTACTATGTCTGGAAATGCTTCGGCCAGAAACTTAGCAGAGGAAACTTCTATAAAAAAAGTTTCGGCAAAGGTTACTTCCTTAGATGATTTTTTACTCGCTCAACAACTTGAGAGAATTGATATTATTAAATGTGATGTTGAAGGTGGTGAATTGCTTGTTTTTCAGGGAGGAGAAAAAGCTATAAGAAAACATACTCCAATAATATTTACTGAAATGTTAAGGAAATGGTCGAAAAAATTTAATTATCATCCAAATGATATAATTAGTTTACTAGCGAGTTGTGGCTATCAATGCTATATCAGTCAAAATGATAAACTAACCGAATTTAATAAAATGGATGATGCTACAGTAGCGACTAACTTCTTTTTTTTACATCGATATAAGCATCAACAACACATTCAACGATTATCCTGATAAAATTATTATGCAACTAATCTCGGTGGTAACTCCATGTTATAATGAAGAAGCTAATATTTTAGATATTTATCAGACAGTAAAGAATATTTTTAATAATATTAATAAATATCAATACGAACATATTTTTATTGATAATTCCTCCAGTGATAATAGTATTAGTTTATTAAAAGAAATAGCCCATCTTGATTCAAACGTAAAATTGATTATTAATTCCCGTAATTTTGGTTGGATTCGTTCACCTTTCTATGGTCTGTTACAAGCGTCAGGAGATGCCATTATTTATATGGCAGCTGATTTTCAAGATCCGCCCAATTTAATAAATAAATTTATAAAAAAATGGGAAGATGGCTTTAAAATCGTAATTGGAACTAAATCACAGAGCGAAGAGTCTTTTTTTAAATTTTTCATCCGTAGGTTTTATTATAAATTCGCAGATAAAATTTCGGATTTAAAGCTTTTAAAAAATTTTACTGGATTTGGCTTATATGATAAGTCTGTAATTCAAATTATGCGACAATTTAATGATCCTTATCCTTATCTCCGCGGTATGATTTCAGAAGTTGGTTTTGATGTTGCTGAAATTGAATTTAAGCAACCAAAACGCAAAAAAGGTTTATCCTCGGGAACTTTTTTTCGACTTTATGATGTCGCTATGCTGGGGATAACTACTCATTCAAAACTTCCTCTTAGAATTCTGTCCTTAGTTGGTTTTTCTTTGGCATTTATTAGTCTGCTTATATCGATTATTTACATTATTGCTAAGCTATTATTTTGGAGTATGTTTCCTTTAGGATTTGCACCGATATTAATTGGCTCTTTTTTCTTTTTTTCTATGCAAATGTTTTTTGTTGGCTTATTAGGTGAATATATTGCTTCCATTCATCATCAGGTGTTAAAGCGTCCTTTAGTTATTGAGAAAGAAAGGATTAATTTTTGATAATTTATTTTCTGCAGTAAAAATATGAAAGTTGCAATACTAGGAAGTGGCAACATTGGTACTGATTTATTAATGAAAATTCTTCGCTCGCCTTATTTAGAATGCGGCGTATTAATTGGTCGAAATCCCTCATCTAAAGGACTACAAAAAGCTCGTCAATTAGGTGTTAACACATCAATTTCTGGAATAGATTATATTCAAAAAAATTTGGATTGCTGTGAAATAGTCTTTGATGCAACTTCAGCGGCTGCTCATTTAACACATGCTCCGATTTTAAAAAATTTGGATAAATTTACCATTGATCTCACACCGGCAAAAATAGGAGAAATGTGCATACCGATCATAAATTTAGACCACGCTTTGCAATATAAAAACGTGAATATGATAACCTGTGGTGGTCAAGCCACTTTACCCATAATTTATGCCCTCAGCGCTTCAGGTGTGAAAATTCAATATATAGAAGTCGTATCTAGTATTGCTTCAGCAAGTGCAGGACCTGCTACCCGAGTTAATTTAGATGAATATATTCATACTACTGAGCAAGCGATAAAATTCTTTACAGGTATTTCGCAAACTAAAGCAATTTTAAATCTTAATCCTGCATTTCCTTGTATCGATATGCAAACCACTATTTTTGCTAAAGTTAAATATTTAGATATGCAAAAATTTACTAGATTAGCAGAAGATATTGAGAAAAAAGTTCAGAACTATGTCCCGGGTTATAAAATACTTTTAAATCCTTTAATAGAAAATAAGCGTATTATTGTGATCGTACAAGTGAAAGGCCAAGGTGATTATCTTCCTG
This window contains:
- a CDS encoding acetaldehyde dehydrogenase (acetylating), encoding MKVAILGSGNIGTDLLMKILRSPYLECGVLIGRNPSSKGLQKARQLGVNTSISGIDYIQKNLDCCEIVFDATSAAAHLTHAPILKNLDKFTIDLTPAKIGEMCIPIINLDHALQYKNVNMITCGGQATLPIIYALSASGVKIQYIEVVSSIASASAGPATRVNLDEYIHTTEQAIKFFTGISQTKAILNLNPAFPCIDMQTTIFAKVKYLDMQKFTRLAEDIEKKVQNYVPGYKILLNPLIENKRIIVIVQVKGQGDYLPDYAGNLDIINCAALAIAEKYALSRLSKEIQCEQS
- the rfbF gene encoding glucose-1-phosphate cytidylyltransferase, whose translation is MKAVILAGGAGTRISEETSFRPKPMIEIGGKPIIWHIMKIFSAYGIYDFIICLGYKGYLIKEYFSNYYLHTSDVTFDMTKNQTKIHQNKAEPWKITLVETGEHTMTGGRLKRIAPYLDDEDFCFTYGDGLGNVNLNALIQFHKLQKTLATLTAVQTVGRFGALDISNKKVVAFKEKPQGDGAWINGGFFVLSPLVLNYIDNDNTLWEKQPLETLAKEGELSAFFHHDFWHPMDTLRDKNILEEVWASGSASWKIWENKSHRKESTICT
- a CDS encoding GtrA family protein; the protein is MKLNIEHQKQFIVFLFVGGINTLFGYSAFAFFIFLKMSYYIAFLFAASLGLIFNFMTTGRIVFKNKDFGLFYKFIFISIIMYFLHIILIRIINVHINNFYISGLMTMSLTAIIAFYLNKKVFTIKNTANNSEQYLNKPS
- the rfbG gene encoding CDP-glucose 4,6-dehydratase: MEFWQGKTVLLTGHTGFKGSWLSLWMQSLGVNLIGYSLAPAASPNLFEISQLQKGMINIINDIRDYVSLHAVIQKYQPEIIIHMAAQSLVRHSYQAPLQTYSTNVMGTINLLEAARLTESVKVIVNVTSDKCYENSELNKKFNEKDRLGGYDPYSNSKACSELITQTYRNVYFKERGVGIATARAGNVIGGGDWAKDRLVPDVLIACMKQEDILLRYPDALRPWQHVLQPLYGYLTLSKLLYSSPENYSESWNFGPDLEDIKSVSWITDYLIESCNSSIRWIKDENKHLYEASTLQLDCTKAKEHLNWTSVWNLEIALKKTVEWFSGYQDGVNMLEKTLSQINQFSNECRILQKEIVKETLHG
- a CDS encoding aminotransferase class I/II-fold pyridoxal phosphate-dependent enzyme; this encodes MAKEFIHVPYGKSVHGEEEIDAVVSVLRRSTQMGQAVREMEKKVSKLFSKKFGIMLNSGSSANYLAVEILKLPKFSEVITPALTFSTTVAPLIKNRLIPVFIDVELDTFNIDVDQIESMISPQTKALMIPNLLGNLPDWKKIRIIADKYNLIVIEDSCDTLGATFYGNASGFYSDVSTTSFYGSHIINCAGNGGMLCVNNPSFAEKAMLLRSWGRSSSLYIESESIQTRFQKKIEQFDYDAKFIFEEIGYNLEPSELGAAFGLVQLSKLKQNIISRQEVFTSHLNFFSDYKDWFIFPKQLPHTQTAWLAFPLIVKDDAPFNRKDLQIYLENRNIQTRTIFTGNILRQPGFKKILRREIESGYPHTDQIMRGGILIGSHHGMTDAMVKNIYESFKDFEKSYTSIYI
- a CDS encoding NAD-dependent epimerase/dehydratase family protein; the protein is MNRKIVNNDIESISCNELAWYRLANKTILITGANGFLPAYMIETLCHLNEVKRYNIKILAFARNKEKTLIRFTSYLNRSYLTFFFQDICLPIDISLKIDYIIHAASQASPKFYGIDPVGTLSANVLGTYHLLELAKSQKIEGFLYFSSGEVYGEVDLAQTPISEKNYGYLDPTHIRSCYAESKRMGENLCVSYAHQYQLHVTIARPFHIYGPGMSLSDGRVYADFVADIFYNRDITIYGTGTAIRSFCYIADATLGFFTLLLNGQNAQAYNIGNPDCCLSIMDLAIRLRDLFCEKELKVIKKTRSLKSVYLESKITINTPDIKKIQTLGWFPKITIEEGFLRTIRSFYELDCMQG
- a CDS encoding glycosyltransferase family 2 protein, which produces MQLISVVTPCYNEEANILDIYQTVKNIFNNINKYQYEHIFIDNSSSDNSISLLKEIAHLDSNVKLIINSRNFGWIRSPFYGLLQASGDAIIYMAADFQDPPNLINKFIKKWEDGFKIVIGTKSQSEESFFKFFIRRFYYKFADKISDLKLLKNFTGFGLYDKSVIQIMRQFNDPYPYLRGMISEVGFDVAEIEFKQPKRKKGLSSGTFFRLYDVAMLGITTHSKLPLRILSLVGFSLAFISLLISIIYIIAKLLFWSMFPLGFAPILIGSFFFFSMQMFFVGLLGEYIASIHHQVLKRPLVIEKERINF
- a CDS encoding FkbM family methyltransferase → MSLIACRDKFQAGHLSKADYVEAMGDFHAYLFEYSKFIKNTDILNIEILEDCLIFTLKSLDIKLQCHILDKRITPIEILNFNSYEKQDADIFFSLLKKDMVFFDIGAHIGFYSINAAKRHETIKVYSFEPIPQTFELLQKNIYINKLNNIFFYNVGLLDRDKEVDFFFNPTMSGNASARNLAEETSIKKVSAKVTSLDDFLLAQQLERIDIIKCDVEGGELLVFQGGEKAIRKHTPIIFTEMLRKWSKKFNYHPNDIISLLASCGYQCYISQNDKLTEFNKMDDATVATNFFFLHRYKHQQHIQRLS